In a single window of the Rhineura floridana isolate rRhiFlo1 chromosome 3, rRhiFlo1.hap2, whole genome shotgun sequence genome:
- the LOC133381390 gene encoding zinc finger protein 726-like isoform X1, with the protein MVLQRDKVKKGGCEMASERHSGSSPLYPGEESSIMQPAQGPVTFKEVAIYFTEEEWVLLDPGQRALYEAVMVEIHEMITSLGDVWGITAERKPTEVLPERAEEQKEEQKLGRQDGPERQEGREMQKQGDESRASQGGEYKIQRETTHSKETRMSPECKLTRHQKSPTGEKSYTCSDHEKHFSKSSNLTIHKRAHTEDKQCKCLKYGKSFSHHYHFTLPQRTHTGVTPHKCFECGKSFISSSTLTLHQRTHTEYKPYKCLECGKSFSQSGQLTSHQRTHTGDKPFKCLECGKGFSRSDHRILHQRSHTGDKPYKCFECGKSFSWSSALTLHQRTHTEYKPYKCLECGKSFSQNGNLTAHRRTHTGDKPYKCLDCGKCFNHSSSLTVHRRTHTGEKPYKCCECGKGFSRSSALTVHQRTHTEEKPHKCLDCGKSFSQRYQLTLHQRTHTGDKPHKCLDCGKSFRRSSALTVHQRTHTGERPYKCLECGKSFSRSSALTVHHRTHTGVEPYKCFHVGH; encoded by the exons GGGCCGGTGACCTTCAAGGAGGTGGCCATATATTTCACTGAGGAGGAGTGGGTCCTGCTGGATCCAGGCCAGAGAGCTCTTTATGAGGCGGTCATGGTGGAGATTCATGAGATGATCACCTCTCTGG GAGATGTCTGGGGTATCACGGCTGAGCGGAAGCCAACAGAGGTGTTACCGGAAAGAGctgaggagcagaaggaggaacAGAAATTGGGGAGGCAAGATGGACCAGAGAGACAAGAGGGGAGAGAAATGCAGAAACAAGGGGATGAATCCAGAGCTTCTCAGGGTGGTGaatataaaattcaaagggaaactACTCACTCTAAGGAAACAAGGATGTCTCCTGAGTGTAAACTGACAAGACATCAGAAGAGTCCCACAGGGGAGAAGTCATATACATGCTCAGACCACGAGAAACATTTCAGCAAAAGCTCAAACCTTACTATACATAAGAGAGCGCACACCGAAGACAAACAATGTAAATGCCTGAAgtatggaaagagcttcagtcatcaTTATCATTTTACTTTgcctcaaagaactcatacaggggtcacacctcataaatgctttgagtgtggaaagagcttcatttcGAGTAGCacacttactttgcatcaaagaactcatacagaatACAAACCTTAcaagtgcttggagtgtggaaagagcttcagtcagagtggccaacttacatcacatcaaagaactcatacaggggacaaaccttttaaatgcttggagtgtggaaaaggcTTTAGTCGTAGTGACCACCGTAttttgcatcaaagaagtcacacaggtgacaaaccttataaatgcttcgagtgtggaaagagcttcagttggagtagtgcccttactttgcatcaaagaactcatacagaatacaaaccttataagtgcttggagtgtggaaagagcttcagtcagaatggcAATCTTACTGCGCAtcgaagaactcatacaggggacaaaccttacaaatgcttggaCTGTGGGAAGTGCTTTAATCACAGTAGCTCCCTTACTGTGCAtcgaagaactcatacaggggagaaaccttataaatgctgtgagtgtggaaagggcttcagtcggagtagcgcccttactgtgcatcaaagaactcatacagaggagaaacctcataaatgcttggactgtggaaagagcttcagtcagcgtTACcaacttactttgcatcaaagaactcatacaggggacaaacctcataaatgcttggactgtggaaagagcttcagacggagtagcgcccttactgtgcatcaaagaactcatacaggggagagaccttataaatgcttggagtgtggaaagagcttcagtcggagtagcgcCCTTACTGTGCATCATAGAACTCATACAGGCGTCGAGCCTTATAAATGCTTTCATGTTGGCCACTAA
- the LOC133381390 gene encoding zinc finger protein 726-like isoform X2: protein MELPVIQGCEMASERHSGSSPLYPGEESSIMQPAQGPVTFKEVAIYFTEEEWVLLDPGQRALYEAVMVEIHEMITSLGDVWGITAERKPTEVLPERAEEQKEEQKLGRQDGPERQEGREMQKQGDESRASQGGEYKIQRETTHSKETRMSPECKLTRHQKSPTGEKSYTCSDHEKHFSKSSNLTIHKRAHTEDKQCKCLKYGKSFSHHYHFTLPQRTHTGVTPHKCFECGKSFISSSTLTLHQRTHTEYKPYKCLECGKSFSQSGQLTSHQRTHTGDKPFKCLECGKGFSRSDHRILHQRSHTGDKPYKCFECGKSFSWSSALTLHQRTHTEYKPYKCLECGKSFSQNGNLTAHRRTHTGDKPYKCLDCGKCFNHSSSLTVHRRTHTGEKPYKCCECGKGFSRSSALTVHQRTHTEEKPHKCLDCGKSFSQRYQLTLHQRTHTGDKPHKCLDCGKSFRRSSALTVHQRTHTGERPYKCLECGKSFSRSSALTVHHRTHTGVEPYKCFHVGH, encoded by the exons GGGCCGGTGACCTTCAAGGAGGTGGCCATATATTTCACTGAGGAGGAGTGGGTCCTGCTGGATCCAGGCCAGAGAGCTCTTTATGAGGCGGTCATGGTGGAGATTCATGAGATGATCACCTCTCTGG GAGATGTCTGGGGTATCACGGCTGAGCGGAAGCCAACAGAGGTGTTACCGGAAAGAGctgaggagcagaaggaggaacAGAAATTGGGGAGGCAAGATGGACCAGAGAGACAAGAGGGGAGAGAAATGCAGAAACAAGGGGATGAATCCAGAGCTTCTCAGGGTGGTGaatataaaattcaaagggaaactACTCACTCTAAGGAAACAAGGATGTCTCCTGAGTGTAAACTGACAAGACATCAGAAGAGTCCCACAGGGGAGAAGTCATATACATGCTCAGACCACGAGAAACATTTCAGCAAAAGCTCAAACCTTACTATACATAAGAGAGCGCACACCGAAGACAAACAATGTAAATGCCTGAAgtatggaaagagcttcagtcatcaTTATCATTTTACTTTgcctcaaagaactcatacaggggtcacacctcataaatgctttgagtgtggaaagagcttcatttcGAGTAGCacacttactttgcatcaaagaactcatacagaatACAAACCTTAcaagtgcttggagtgtggaaagagcttcagtcagagtggccaacttacatcacatcaaagaactcatacaggggacaaaccttttaaatgcttggagtgtggaaaaggcTTTAGTCGTAGTGACCACCGTAttttgcatcaaagaagtcacacaggtgacaaaccttataaatgcttcgagtgtggaaagagcttcagttggagtagtgcccttactttgcatcaaagaactcatacagaatacaaaccttataagtgcttggagtgtggaaagagcttcagtcagaatggcAATCTTACTGCGCAtcgaagaactcatacaggggacaaaccttacaaatgcttggaCTGTGGGAAGTGCTTTAATCACAGTAGCTCCCTTACTGTGCAtcgaagaactcatacaggggagaaaccttataaatgctgtgagtgtggaaagggcttcagtcggagtagcgcccttactgtgcatcaaagaactcatacagaggagaaacctcataaatgcttggactgtggaaagagcttcagtcagcgtTACcaacttactttgcatcaaagaactcatacaggggacaaacctcataaatgcttggactgtggaaagagcttcagacggagtagcgcccttactgtgcatcaaagaactcatacaggggagagaccttataaatgcttggagtgtggaaagagcttcagtcggagtagcgcCCTTACTGTGCATCATAGAACTCATACAGGCGTCGAGCCTTATAAATGCTTTCATGTTGGCCACTAA